A window of the Gossypium hirsutum isolate 1008001.06 chromosome A05, Gossypium_hirsutum_v2.1, whole genome shotgun sequence genome harbors these coding sequences:
- the LOC107959528 gene encoding sucrose transport protein SUC8, with amino-acid sequence MHFTCCFHHPNIPVSESTAKKQAMESGEPSKKSSFQLQNQPPPPPPSSSSPPRPFSIKSIIFVASIAAGIQFGWALQLSLLTPYVQLLGIPHKWASLIWLCGPISGMLVQPIVGYHSDRCTSRFGRRRPFIAAGAVLVATAVVLIGFAADLGYLFGDNLATETKPRAIVVFVIGFWILDVANNMLQGPCRALLADISGNSQKKTRTANAFFSFFMAVGNVLGFAAGSYTRLHNIFPFTTTKACDVYCANLKSCFFFSILLLLTLTTIALTYVHEKPWSPEPGNAGNLGGCEIEDEEAAAAETAPVPFFGEIFGALKDLKRPMWILLAVTCLNWIAWFPFLLFDTDWMGREVYGGDSQGNILVLKLYNNGVHAGALGLMLNSVVLGFTSLGVELLARGVGGVNRLWGIVNFLLAVCLAMTVLVTKLAESSRRFITVDGVTVPLPPPAGVKAGALSLFAVLGVPLAITYSIPFAMASIFSSSSGAGQGLSLGVLNLAIVIPQILVSLGSGPFDAIFGGGNLPAFVLGAIAAAASGTFALTLLPSLPPDVPAAKTVTAGFH; translated from the exons ATGCATTTCACTTGTTGTTTCCATCACCCAAACATCCCAGTTTCAGAATCAACTGCTAAAAAACAAGCTATGGAGAGTGGTGAGCCTAGCAAGAAATCTTCTTTTCAGCTTCAGAATcaacctcctcctcctcctccttcttcttcttctcctccacGTCCTTTCTCTATAAAAAGTATCATCTTTGTGGCTTCCATTGCCGCCGGTATCCAATTCGGGTGGGCCTTGCAGTTATCCCTCCTTACGCCATACGTTCAACTCCTCGGTATCCCTCACAAATGGGCTTCTCTCATTTGGCTCTGTGGACCCATCTCTGGGATGCTAGTTCAACCCATCGTTGGTTACCACAGTGACCGTTGCACCTCCCGTTTCGGCCGTCGCCGCCCTTTTATAGCTGCGGGAGCAGTCCTGGTGGCTACTGCGGTGGTCCTTATAGGCTTCGCGGCTGACTTAGGTTATCTCTTTGGGGACAACCTGGCTACTGAGACGAAGCCGCGGGCCATTGTGGTGTTCGTGATAGGGTTTTGGATCCTAGACGTGGCTAACAACATGTTACAAGGTCCATGCAGAGCGTTACTGGCTGATATCTCCGGGAACAGCCAGAAGAAAACGCGGACGGCGAAcgcattcttttcttttttcatggcGGTGGGGAACGTGCTTGGTTTCGCTGCCGGTTCCTACACCCGCCTCCATAACATCTTCCCTTTCACCACCACGAAAGCTTGTGATGTTTACTGTGCGAATCTCAAAAGCTGTTTCTTTTTCTCAATTCTGCTTTTGCTGACCCTCACAACCATCGCTCTCACATACGTGCATGAAAAGCCCTGGTCGCCGGAACCTGGAAATGCCGGTAACCTAGGTGGCTGTGAGATTGAGGATGAGGAAGCAGCGGCAGCAGAGACGGCCCCGGTTCCCTTCTTTGGGGAAATATTCGGTGCACTGAAAGACTTGAAAAGACCTATGTGGATTCTCCTCGCGGTGACGTGTCTCAATTGGATTGCATGGTTCCCTTTCTTGTTGTTCGACACTGATTGGATGGGCAGAGAGGTGTACGGTGGGGATTCACAGGGAAACATCCTCGTATTGAAGCTGTACAATAATGGGGTACATGCAGGCGCGTTGGGGCTCATGTTGAACTCTGTGGTGTTGGGTTTCACGTCCCTTGGTGTGGAGCTCTTGGCGCGTGGAGTTGGAGGGGTCAATAGGCTTTGGGGGATTGTCAATTTCCTGCTTGCGGTTTGTTTAGCAATGACAGTTTTGGTGACCAAATTGGCTGAGTCAAGCCGACGGTTCATCACCGTGGACGGTGTCACAGTCCCTTTGCCGCCACCAGCAGGTGTCAAGGCCGGTGCATTATCTCTATTCGCAGTACTGGGGGTACCCTTGGCT ATAACTTACAGCATCCCTTTTGCAATGGCATCCATATTCTCCAGCTCCTCTGGTGCAGGCCAAG GACTTTCTTTGGGAGTGCTGAATCTTGCTATAGTAATACCACAG ATATTGGTGTCACTGGGGAGTGGACCATTTGATGCAATATTTGGTGGTGGAAACCTTCCAGCATTTGTACTAGGAGCAATTGCAGCAGCTGCAAGTGGAACATTTGCCCTAACCTTGCTCCCATCTCTACCCCCTGATGTCCCTGCTGCCAAGACTGTAACTGCTGGCTTTCACTAA